A section of the Rossellomorea marisflavi genome encodes:
- a CDS encoding amino acid permease yields MKHSSAEPALSWWHLSLIGAGGTVGTGYFLGTGIALKSSGGFIIPAFLIAAFATWIVYKRLATMTMADPCEGSFCTYAGKAYGSWAAFLCGWIYWISTILIMGGQLTALGILSRYWFPSIPLWVFTLIFAVLSISVVLLGARGFDIAEDFFSIIKLSALVIFLFIGAALLSGTGNHFHLNSSMHFDEGFNRMRTSLIFAFYSFAGIEVIGLMASRLSNTKDILKSGRVLIMCLGSLYVLALWITMNLQAPKHFSSEESPFISVLNQGNVPIVASCFNGVILFAGLSALAAALFSVTRLLRSMADEGEAPAIFKKRWKRDIPLPSLLLAIAGMACAIIASQLLPGIIFEAFITAAGILLLCNWAFILLSSFKLLDRDVMRNGVSLVALGILVLAISGTFTLKESRYGFYLSMVLLMVIGLASLLFRSMTSHRSTKS; encoded by the coding sequence ATGAAGCATTCTTCAGCAGAACCTGCACTTTCGTGGTGGCACCTATCCTTGATCGGTGCTGGGGGTACGGTAGGGACCGGGTATTTCCTGGGTACAGGCATAGCCCTTAAATCGTCGGGGGGCTTCATCATCCCTGCTTTCCTAATCGCAGCATTTGCAACATGGATTGTGTACAAGCGACTTGCCACGATGACCATGGCCGATCCTTGTGAAGGATCTTTCTGTACCTACGCTGGAAAAGCATATGGAAGTTGGGCTGCCTTCCTGTGCGGCTGGATTTACTGGATTTCTACGATTTTGATCATGGGAGGGCAGTTGACCGCCCTTGGGATTTTGTCCAGGTACTGGTTCCCTTCCATTCCGCTATGGGTTTTCACCCTTATCTTTGCGGTGCTATCCATTTCAGTCGTATTACTCGGAGCAAGGGGATTTGATATAGCGGAAGACTTTTTTTCCATCATCAAGCTCTCAGCGCTTGTGATCTTCCTATTCATCGGTGCAGCGTTGTTATCAGGGACCGGAAACCACTTCCATTTGAATAGTTCAATGCATTTTGATGAAGGATTCAATCGGATGAGAACTTCTCTGATCTTTGCCTTCTACTCCTTCGCCGGCATCGAAGTCATCGGTCTGATGGCTTCTAGGCTCTCCAATACTAAAGATATACTTAAAAGTGGAAGGGTACTGATCATGTGCCTTGGCTCATTGTATGTATTGGCACTTTGGATCACAATGAATCTGCAGGCGCCCAAACACTTTTCCAGTGAGGAAAGCCCCTTCATATCTGTCCTGAATCAGGGGAATGTTCCGATTGTCGCATCATGTTTTAACGGCGTGATTCTGTTTGCCGGTTTATCCGCATTGGCTGCAGCGTTATTCAGCGTCACCCGACTCCTACGGTCTATGGCGGATGAAGGTGAAGCCCCTGCAATCTTCAAAAAAAGATGGAAAAGGGATATCCCTCTTCCATCGCTTTTACTAGCCATTGCCGGCATGGCGTGTGCCATCATCGCTTCTCAACTATTGCCGGGAATCATTTTTGAAGCATTCATCACGGCCGCCGGTATCCTGTTGCTTTGTAATTGGGCATTCATTCTGCTTTCTTCCTTCAAGCTTCTTGACAGGGACGTCATGAGGAACGGAGTGAGCCTCGTTGCACTGGGAATCTTGGTGTTGGCCATCAGCGGAACGTTCACATTGAAGGAGAGCAGATACGGATTCTATCTGAGCATGGTGCTACTAATGGTGATCGGCCTGGCCTCCCTGTTGTTCAGGAGCATGACCTCGCACCGCTCAACGAAGTCGTGA
- a CDS encoding STAS domain-containing protein, whose protein sequence is MKHAIDISGSLFDWDLVNGEVHFENERVVLFWVDTAFKTLFDTIEEIAGHKESRLVLETSGYRTGTIVSDFYKRSLGKVDDILGKLPTTYVTAGWGDTEIVSYSKEELHAVIRVRNSWEYQVNKEQGKNQEGTFLPGHWAGVLTGLFGEKMWYKVNRSQLEGDQYSEYEFNHSDITPSLNVSALIEEQTNEMQQKMELAAAERTHTLSSIIKEISSPIIPVLDSILVVPLVGRYDETRGEELLNRTLLNLPGYKADYLILDATSLIGVDEFTLNFIQKFVAATSLLGTRCLLVGISAEFSIQIAQSGHDIKRIPCFSVLQQGIHYALDQMGLFITKKNPVS, encoded by the coding sequence ATGAAACATGCAATCGATATAAGCGGCTCTTTATTCGACTGGGACCTTGTAAACGGGGAAGTTCATTTTGAAAATGAACGGGTCGTATTGTTCTGGGTGGATACGGCTTTCAAAACCCTTTTTGATACGATCGAAGAGATAGCAGGCCATAAAGAGTCAAGACTTGTACTGGAAACTTCGGGATACAGGACCGGAACCATCGTAAGTGATTTTTACAAGCGCTCCCTCGGGAAAGTAGATGACATCCTCGGCAAGCTTCCGACCACTTATGTAACAGCGGGCTGGGGTGATACAGAGATCGTATCCTATTCAAAAGAAGAGCTTCATGCAGTGATTCGCGTCCGGAACAGCTGGGAATATCAGGTCAATAAAGAGCAAGGGAAAAATCAAGAAGGCACATTTCTTCCAGGTCACTGGGCCGGGGTCCTGACGGGCTTATTCGGGGAGAAAATGTGGTACAAGGTGAACAGGAGCCAACTGGAAGGCGATCAATATAGTGAGTATGAATTCAATCACTCTGACATCACACCTTCATTGAATGTCAGCGCGTTAATCGAAGAACAAACAAATGAAATGCAGCAAAAGATGGAGCTTGCAGCAGCCGAGAGAACACATACTCTTTCCAGTATCATCAAGGAGATTTCTTCTCCGATCATACCCGTCCTCGATTCCATCCTGGTAGTGCCATTGGTTGGTCGCTATGATGAGACGAGGGGTGAAGAGCTCCTTAACCGTACCCTCCTCAATCTCCCAGGGTATAAGGCGGATTACCTCATCCTCGACGCTACAAGCTTAATCGGTGTGGATGAATTCACTTTGAATTTCATTCAAAAATTTGTAGCAGCCACCTCCCTTCTCGGGACCCGCTGCCTACTGGTAGGGATTTCAGCTGAATTCAGTATCCAAATTGCACAAAGCGGACATGACATTAAGCGGATCCCATGTTTTTCTGTCCTTCAGCAAGGCATCCATTATGCCCTCGATCAAATGGGGCTGTTCATCACAAAGAAGAACCCCGTTTCTTGA
- a CDS encoding lysophospholipid acyltransferase family protein translates to MYSFLANLAKLIFGKVEIRNAHLLPKDGGYIVTCSHKTWLDVVALGFSMPGPVHFMAKKELFDRRIPAFILHKIHAFPVNRENPSPSSIKKPVKLLRGGAIVGVFPGGTRSDEDVEAKRGAITIANLSRMPIVPAAYHGPTSFKELLRNRHKAVIVIGQPYTVRAKDKEQMTAETKVLSGKINELIKEAQKIS, encoded by the coding sequence GAAATCCGCAATGCCCATCTCCTTCCAAAAGATGGAGGCTACATTGTGACCTGTTCACACAAAACATGGCTTGATGTCGTCGCCCTTGGCTTCAGTATGCCCGGACCCGTACACTTTATGGCAAAGAAGGAACTATTCGACCGGAGAATCCCCGCCTTTATTTTACATAAGATTCACGCCTTTCCTGTGAACCGTGAGAACCCTTCTCCTTCAAGTATCAAAAAGCCTGTTAAACTACTTAGGGGAGGGGCAATCGTAGGAGTCTTCCCTGGAGGGACCCGTTCAGATGAGGATGTCGAAGCGAAACGTGGAGCCATTACGATAGCAAACCTCTCCCGGATGCCCATTGTACCGGCAGCCTATCACGGGCCGACATCGTTTAAAGAATTATTGCGCAACCGTCATAAAGCCGTTATCGTCATCGGCCAACCATACACCGTACGTGCAAAGGACAAGGAACAAATGACAGCAGAGACAAAGGTGTTATCAGGGAAAATCAATGAGTTGATCAAAGAAGCTCAAAAAATAAGCTGA
- a CDS encoding MFS transporter has product MNDQSKVSNWCVVSMASIPLVMTLGNSMLIPVLPIFEKKVGISSFQTSMIITSYSIASIFLIPIAGYLSDRFGRKMVILPSLVFSLIGGLIAGYASWKMSDPFLWIIIGRVLQGIGAAGAAPIILPLVGDLYKDDDEKTSSCLGIIETSNTFGKVLSPILGAAFAAFLWFLPFFSISFFSLISILLVIFFIKVPKKKDPPMELKEFIQKTKGIFKEHGKWIFTVFTIGAYVMLVLFGILFYLSDSFEKIHHLYGVKKGFVLAIPLLALCIASYISGKNIKGNVKIMKGIILGCLAILTLCVPFVGFLRDQLVFLLCLTGFIGIAIGALLPTLDALITENIEKEERGTISSLYSSSRFIGVAAGPPLVSLVMKNGLNVSFIGAGLFAVVIIALVMFWIHTSEKKKPQPAEGSS; this is encoded by the coding sequence ATGAACGATCAATCAAAAGTGAGTAACTGGTGTGTCGTCAGTATGGCCTCCATCCCGCTCGTCATGACGCTCGGGAACTCCATGTTGATACCAGTGCTTCCGATTTTTGAAAAGAAGGTTGGCATCTCATCCTTCCAAACCAGCATGATCATCACGAGTTACTCAATCGCTTCAATCTTCCTGATTCCCATTGCCGGCTATTTATCGGATCGATTCGGACGGAAAATGGTCATCCTCCCCAGTCTTGTGTTCTCTTTGATCGGAGGTCTGATTGCAGGGTACGCATCTTGGAAAATGAGTGATCCTTTCCTTTGGATCATTATCGGAAGGGTCCTGCAGGGAATCGGAGCTGCAGGAGCAGCCCCCATCATTCTTCCACTGGTGGGTGACCTGTACAAAGATGATGATGAGAAAACAAGCTCTTGCCTTGGCATTATTGAAACGTCCAATACTTTTGGCAAGGTGTTGAGTCCAATATTAGGAGCGGCTTTCGCGGCTTTCTTGTGGTTCCTGCCGTTTTTCTCCATCTCTTTTTTCAGTCTCATTTCCATCCTCCTTGTCATTTTTTTCATTAAAGTACCCAAGAAGAAGGATCCACCCATGGAACTTAAGGAGTTCATCCAGAAAACGAAAGGGATCTTCAAAGAGCATGGCAAATGGATTTTCACCGTATTTACCATTGGGGCGTATGTGATGCTGGTCCTATTCGGCATTCTTTTTTACTTAAGTGATTCATTCGAAAAGATTCACCACTTGTACGGTGTGAAGAAGGGATTCGTTCTGGCAATCCCTTTGCTCGCTCTTTGCATCGCTTCTTACATTTCAGGAAAAAACATCAAAGGAAATGTAAAAATCATGAAAGGCATTATCTTGGGTTGTCTTGCCATTTTGACTCTTTGCGTACCATTTGTCGGGTTTCTCAGGGATCAATTGGTCTTCCTTCTCTGCCTTACAGGTTTTATCGGAATTGCCATTGGGGCCCTACTGCCTACCTTGGATGCGTTGATCACAGAAAACATTGAAAAAGAGGAACGCGGGACTATTTCTTCCCTCTACAGTTCTTCCCGTTTTATTGGGGTGGCAGCTGGTCCCCCCCTGGTTTCGCTGGTTATGAAAAATGGATTGAATGTGAGTTTTATCGGGGCGGGACTGTTTGCTGTGGTCATCATAGCATTGGTTATGTTTTGGATCCACACAAGTGAAAAGAAGAAACCGCAGCCGGCTGAAGGTTCATCATGA
- the hemG gene encoding protoporphyrinogen oxidase, protein MKTVAVVGGGITGLTTLYYLQEYLKGEDVRLILIEGEDMLGGKIQSISSDPFIMEVGADSIVSRHPGVLELIGELGLMDELVYNETGTSFIYTQDTLHKIPTDSVFGIPMTRTSLMESTLISDAGKRAALLDYETENDTFTKEDSIGDFLEFFLGKELVQNQIAPVLSGVYSGDLHTLSMSSTLPYLLDYKNAYGSIMKGLWINREKHQGKSNKKFVSFKTGLSAIINRLDECTPNAEKYKGIGLESLKKSGRMYSLELTNGETISADATVLAIPHNRARGVLNHPELNEGFSLLKTKSLKSIYLGFDFPDTVLPADGTGFIVAKEQGGVKSDACTWTSRKWKHTSVDSQLLVRLFYKDSNPHWAEIKHLTQEELLHTALRDIEATMGLKGVQPIRKEVTDWSGLMPNYNLEHAQSVRQLESSLAVEFPGVMLAGASYYGVGIGACIQNGKKTAEQLSSRLR, encoded by the coding sequence ATGAAGACAGTGGCAGTTGTGGGTGGAGGTATCACCGGCCTTACGACACTATACTACCTTCAGGAATACTTGAAAGGTGAGGACGTAAGACTGATATTGATTGAGGGAGAAGATATGCTTGGAGGTAAAATCCAGTCGATCTCTTCGGATCCCTTCATCATGGAAGTCGGTGCCGATTCAATTGTGTCAAGACACCCGGGGGTCCTCGAGCTTATCGGGGAATTAGGGCTCATGGATGAACTTGTATATAACGAAACGGGTACATCGTTCATCTACACGCAGGACACACTACATAAGATTCCAACAGATTCAGTGTTTGGAATTCCCATGACGAGAACTTCCCTGATGGAGAGTACGCTGATTTCCGACGCGGGAAAAAGGGCTGCACTACTGGATTATGAAACGGAGAATGACACGTTCACAAAGGAAGATTCCATAGGGGATTTCCTGGAGTTTTTCTTAGGAAAAGAGCTCGTACAAAACCAGATTGCACCTGTTCTATCAGGGGTATATTCAGGGGACTTGCATACACTGAGCATGTCTTCCACACTGCCATACTTATTAGATTATAAGAATGCTTATGGCAGTATCATGAAGGGGCTATGGATCAACCGTGAAAAACATCAGGGGAAATCCAACAAGAAATTTGTTTCGTTTAAAACCGGATTATCAGCCATCATCAATCGGCTGGATGAATGCACGCCGAACGCAGAAAAATACAAGGGGATCGGCCTCGAGAGCCTGAAAAAATCGGGTCGTATGTATTCATTGGAACTCACCAATGGTGAAACCATATCCGCGGATGCAACCGTCCTTGCCATTCCACACAATCGTGCAAGGGGAGTTCTCAACCACCCGGAACTGAATGAAGGCTTTTCCCTTCTTAAAACGAAATCGTTAAAAAGCATTTACCTTGGATTCGACTTTCCTGATACCGTATTGCCTGCAGATGGTACAGGGTTCATCGTCGCAAAAGAACAAGGTGGAGTGAAAAGCGACGCCTGCACGTGGACAAGCAGAAAATGGAAACACACGTCTGTTGATAGTCAGCTCCTCGTCAGGCTTTTCTATAAGGATTCCAATCCCCACTGGGCAGAAATTAAACATCTCACCCAGGAAGAGTTGCTTCACACAGCTCTTAGGGATATAGAAGCGACGATGGGACTCAAAGGGGTACAGCCTATTCGAAAAGAAGTAACAGACTGGTCCGGCCTGATGCCCAATTACAACCTGGAACATGCACAATCAGTAAGACAATTGGAATCAAGCCTGGCTGTTGAATTCCCCGGGGTCATGTTAGCGGGTGCTTCCTATTACGGTGTGGGCATTGGTGCCTGCATTCAAAATGGAAAGAAGACAGCAGAGCAGCTGTCTTCACGACTTCGTTGA
- a CDS encoding iron-sulfur cluster biosynthesis family protein, with the protein MNLTLTEPALNKLTDIPPDHLVQLALDRGSCDIVNNVYEMKVVPSRELQDHERSIEYKGVIFIVDDDFEDTYDHELTIDFQKNAFVFKNKNQTFNNRVGLRFL; encoded by the coding sequence ATGAATTTAACCTTGACAGAGCCTGCATTAAATAAGCTGACAGACATACCCCCTGACCATTTGGTGCAGCTTGCCCTCGACCGGGGGAGCTGTGATATTGTGAATAATGTATACGAAATGAAAGTGGTCCCGTCCAGAGAGCTTCAAGACCATGAACGCAGCATCGAATATAAAGGTGTCATTTTCATTGTGGACGATGATTTTGAAGATACCTACGATCATGAACTCACCATCGATTTTCAGAAAAATGCATTTGTCTTCAAGAATAAGAATCAAACCTTCAACAATCGGGTAGGCCTCCGTTTTTTGTGA
- the ileS gene encoding isoleucine--tRNA ligase, with the protein MKTVDVKEKAHKREERIQNYWKEANTFEKSISEREGKETFVFYEGPPTANGLPHAGHVLGRVIKDFVARYKTMQGYQVHRKAGWDTHGLPVELEVEKQLGISGKQQIEDYGVEKFINECKNSVFHYEKQWREFTEAIGYWVDMDDPYVTLENDYIESVWHILSDLHKRDLLYKGHRVTPYCPSCQTTLSSHEVAQGYKDVKDLSATAKFRIEGSDNEFILGWTTTPWTLPANIALAVNPELTYVKVKSDGDTYIVAESLKNKHFSEEAPIVSRFKGSELEGTAYVPPFPFVSPKKGHIVVSGEFVTADSGTGIVHIAPAYGEDDYQLVKDHGLSFVNVVDGQGKYTDAVPPFQGRFVKDCDVDIVKYLAAEGLLFHKEKYEHSYPHCWRCDSPLLYYAIESWFIRTTALKDQFIQNNEQVEWYPEHIKEGRFGHFLENMVDWNIGRNRYWGTPLPVWICESCSHQYAPSSIEDLRNRSVEEIDSVELHKPFVDHIHLSCDQCEGSMTRVPEVIDVWFDSGSMPYAQQHYPFEHQKRFEKQFPADFICEGIDQTRGWFYSLLAVSTLFTGKAPYKRVLATGHILDGEGRKMSKSKGNALNPMDFVTTFGADALRWSLLADSAPWNNKRFSERVVLEAKSKVVDTLVNVHSFYTMYAKIDSFTYSDLGQGQRTLLDRWILSRLDSVSQTMSEALDRYDFTKGAQALEVFIGEISNWYIRRSRDRFWEEGVSDSKLAAFSTLHHVLVETSKLAAPYIPFLAEDIHLNLTGKSVHLAEYPKGGTGYSDPSIEREMAAVLQVVELARSVRNAKSIKTKQPLSEMTVIATEPHNGEALKKHQRIIQEEINVKRVLVQETSNDLVSYEVKLNFKKAGPVLGKKVGAVKKYLDQLSQSEAEQIVQAETLHLDIEGEQLTVPFELLLVERVADEGLSMGANASYQVILNTEITEELKLEGLAREVIRAIQTERKERDLPIEARISLRLDGDPEIRKAIENNESLIRESVLVKEMKIEALSGGKEVTLNDRKLIIDIG; encoded by the coding sequence ATGAAAACAGTCGATGTAAAAGAAAAAGCGCATAAGCGTGAAGAGCGGATCCAGAACTATTGGAAGGAAGCAAATACGTTTGAGAAGTCAATTTCGGAGCGGGAAGGAAAAGAAACATTTGTTTTTTATGAGGGACCACCGACAGCCAACGGCCTGCCCCATGCCGGTCATGTTCTGGGACGGGTCATCAAAGATTTTGTTGCAAGATACAAAACGATGCAAGGGTACCAGGTGCATCGCAAGGCAGGCTGGGATACCCATGGATTACCGGTTGAGCTGGAAGTGGAAAAGCAGCTCGGCATCTCAGGTAAACAGCAGATCGAAGACTACGGAGTGGAAAAGTTCATCAATGAATGCAAGAACAGCGTCTTTCATTATGAGAAACAGTGGAGGGAGTTCACGGAGGCAATAGGATATTGGGTAGATATGGATGATCCGTATGTAACCTTGGAGAACGACTATATCGAGAGTGTGTGGCATATCCTCAGCGACCTTCACAAACGGGATCTCCTTTATAAAGGTCATCGGGTCACGCCGTATTGCCCGAGCTGTCAGACTACCCTCAGTTCCCATGAAGTTGCTCAAGGCTATAAAGATGTCAAGGATCTCTCTGCTACCGCAAAATTCCGCATCGAGGGAAGCGATAATGAATTCATCCTCGGCTGGACGACCACGCCTTGGACGCTACCGGCGAATATTGCCCTCGCTGTTAATCCGGAGCTCACATATGTAAAAGTAAAAAGTGACGGCGATACGTACATCGTTGCCGAAAGCCTGAAAAACAAGCATTTTTCTGAAGAAGCACCCATTGTATCCCGATTCAAGGGCAGTGAATTGGAGGGAACTGCCTATGTCCCACCTTTTCCATTTGTGAGTCCTAAAAAAGGACATATCGTAGTTTCAGGGGAATTTGTCACTGCCGATAGTGGAACAGGGATCGTGCATATCGCTCCTGCTTACGGAGAAGATGATTACCAGCTGGTGAAAGATCATGGACTTTCATTTGTGAATGTCGTAGATGGACAAGGAAAGTATACGGATGCCGTCCCCCCATTCCAAGGGCGGTTTGTCAAAGACTGCGACGTGGATATCGTGAAGTATCTTGCAGCCGAAGGGCTCCTGTTCCATAAAGAGAAATATGAGCATAGCTATCCCCATTGCTGGCGCTGTGATTCACCGCTTCTTTACTACGCAATTGAGAGCTGGTTCATCCGCACGACGGCTTTGAAGGATCAGTTCATCCAAAATAATGAACAAGTTGAATGGTACCCTGAGCATATTAAGGAAGGTCGTTTCGGTCATTTCCTTGAAAATATGGTGGATTGGAATATCGGCAGGAATCGCTATTGGGGCACACCACTTCCTGTCTGGATCTGCGAATCTTGCAGTCATCAATACGCACCGTCAAGCATCGAAGACTTGCGTAATCGCTCTGTGGAAGAGATTGATTCCGTTGAGCTGCATAAACCATTTGTCGATCACATTCATCTCTCCTGTGATCAATGTGAAGGCTCCATGACACGGGTACCCGAGGTGATTGATGTTTGGTTCGACAGTGGAAGCATGCCTTATGCACAACAGCATTATCCATTCGAGCATCAGAAACGATTTGAAAAGCAATTCCCGGCAGACTTTATCTGTGAAGGGATCGACCAGACCAGGGGCTGGTTCTACAGCTTATTGGCTGTTTCCACCTTGTTCACGGGTAAGGCTCCTTATAAGAGGGTACTTGCTACAGGCCATATATTAGACGGCGAGGGCAGGAAGATGTCGAAGAGTAAAGGGAATGCATTGAATCCGATGGACTTTGTCACTACGTTCGGTGCCGATGCTCTAAGATGGTCTCTCCTTGCCGATAGCGCACCTTGGAATAATAAACGTTTCTCTGAAAGAGTAGTGCTCGAAGCGAAATCGAAGGTTGTCGACACTCTGGTTAATGTTCATTCGTTCTACACCATGTATGCAAAAATCGATTCATTCACCTATTCAGATCTAGGCCAAGGACAAAGGACTCTGCTGGACAGGTGGATCCTTTCAAGATTGGACAGCGTATCACAAACTATGAGTGAAGCGCTGGATCGCTATGACTTTACCAAGGGAGCACAGGCTCTTGAAGTATTCATCGGGGAAATCAGTAACTGGTATATCCGCCGTTCTCGGGATCGTTTCTGGGAGGAGGGCGTATCAGATTCAAAACTTGCTGCATTCTCCACACTCCATCATGTGCTGGTAGAAACGAGTAAATTGGCTGCGCCTTACATCCCGTTCCTTGCCGAAGATATCCACCTTAACCTCACGGGCAAGAGCGTACATCTCGCCGAATATCCGAAAGGAGGAACAGGTTACAGTGATCCATCGATCGAGAGGGAAATGGCTGCCGTCCTTCAGGTGGTTGAACTCGCTCGGAGCGTCAGAAATGCAAAATCGATCAAAACGAAGCAACCTCTATCGGAAATGACCGTCATTGCCACCGAACCACATAACGGTGAAGCGTTAAAAAAACATCAAAGGATCATTCAAGAAGAGATCAACGTCAAACGGGTCCTTGTGCAGGAAACATCCAATGATCTTGTATCGTATGAAGTCAAGCTTAATTTCAAAAAAGCCGGTCCTGTATTAGGAAAAAAAGTCGGCGCAGTCAAGAAATATTTAGATCAATTAAGTCAAAGTGAAGCAGAACAGATTGTCCAAGCGGAAACGTTACATCTGGATATCGAAGGCGAGCAATTGACTGTTCCATTTGAGCTTCTTCTTGTGGAGAGGGTGGCAGATGAAGGGCTTTCCATGGGAGCAAATGCTTCTTATCAGGTTATCCTCAATACGGAAATCACAGAGGAATTGAAGCTTGAAGGTCTGGCTCGTGAGGTCATACGGGCCATCCAGACCGAGCGGAAAGAACGCGATCTCCCAATTGAAGCTAGGATTTCCCTTCGGTTGGACGGAGACCCGGAAATACGGAAGGCGATCGAAAACAATGAATCACTGATACGTGAAAGTGTTTTGGTGAAGGAGATGAAAATAGAAGCATTATCTGGTGGAAAGGAAGTAACGTTGAATGACCGGAAATTGATCATCGACATCGGTTAA
- a CDS encoding diacylglycerol/lipid kinase family protein, translating to MKEAMIIINPSSGKEEAVDYKKKAIHNLEGYEVFVRETKGEGDATLFAEEACKRGFDLIICMGGDGTVNEVINGMAEKPHRPELALVPLGTVNDFVRAISLPLEPEEALEVLKSTNTREADIGKVNDRYFINIIAVGALAEASFSTTAEQKSKLGPLAYVVEGMKKMKEKQPFPLELSGEQNWSGDSLLTLIAMTNSIGGFESIAPEAEVDDGSLHVYIIEDMPIPKFLLLLPKILAGKLTESPQVHHLKASEIQASSSFDMKANIDGDEGCTLPLTVKSLPRHVKIRIPEGGSA from the coding sequence ATGAAAGAGGCGATGATTATTATCAATCCTTCTTCGGGCAAAGAAGAAGCGGTGGACTACAAGAAAAAAGCTATACATAATCTCGAAGGCTATGAGGTCTTCGTGCGTGAAACGAAGGGAGAAGGGGATGCCACATTGTTTGCGGAGGAAGCATGCAAGAGGGGCTTTGACCTCATCATTTGCATGGGGGGAGATGGAACCGTGAACGAAGTGATCAATGGCATGGCTGAGAAACCCCATCGCCCAGAGCTTGCCTTGGTGCCACTTGGAACGGTGAACGATTTTGTGAGGGCGATATCACTGCCGCTCGAACCTGAGGAGGCCCTCGAGGTTCTGAAATCAACCAATACCCGGGAAGCGGACATAGGAAAAGTGAATGACCGCTACTTCATTAACATCATCGCCGTGGGTGCATTGGCTGAAGCTTCATTCTCTACGACTGCAGAGCAGAAATCAAAGCTCGGTCCTCTCGCGTATGTTGTGGAAGGTATGAAAAAAATGAAGGAAAAACAGCCATTTCCTTTAGAACTGTCAGGCGAGCAGAACTGGAGTGGGGATTCCTTATTGACCCTCATCGCCATGACGAATTCCATCGGGGGATTCGAATCCATCGCCCCGGAAGCGGAGGTCGATGATGGATCACTTCATGTCTACATCATCGAAGATATGCCGATACCCAAGTTCCTCTTATTACTTCCCAAAATATTGGCGGGTAAACTGACAGAAAGCCCTCAGGTTCACCACCTGAAAGCATCGGAAATCCAGGCGTCCTCATCATTCGATATGAAGGCGAATATTGATGGGGATGAAGGATGTACATTGCCGTTGACTGTAAAAAGTCTTCCCCGTCACGTGAAGATAAGAATTCCAGAAGGAGGATCAGCATGA
- the fbpA gene encoding Fur-regulated basic protein FbpA, translated as MMETTQRRNELINKLIVHKVYKKGERQLFELTLEELEEEFRSVKKECHPHTESGSIHWINCNKVTV; from the coding sequence ATGATGGAAACCACGCAAAGAAGGAATGAATTGATCAATAAGTTGATCGTGCACAAAGTGTACAAAAAAGGAGAAAGACAGCTGTTCGAATTGACCCTCGAAGAATTGGAAGAAGAGTTTAGAAGCGTAAAAAAAGAATGCCATCCACATACGGAGTCGGGCTCCATCCATTGGATCAATTGCAACAAAGTAACCGTTTAG
- a CDS encoding tautomerase family protein, translating to MPLLTFDIIEGRDPSKVKKILDSAHQAVLEAFGVPERDRYQIVHQHPKHEMIIEDTGLGFNRSDDVVVITITSKQRTDQQKKKLYQLLAEKLEKDCGISPDDLMVSLVTNRDADWSFGKGEAQFLTGKL from the coding sequence ATGCCATTGCTTACATTCGATATAATCGAGGGAAGAGACCCTTCGAAAGTAAAAAAAATCTTGGATAGTGCCCATCAAGCAGTCCTTGAGGCTTTTGGTGTTCCAGAAAGGGACCGCTATCAGATTGTCCACCAACATCCGAAGCATGAGATGATCATTGAAGATACGGGACTCGGTTTCAACAGAAGTGATGATGTGGTCGTCATCACCATCACGAGTAAACAACGGACCGATCAACAGAAAAAGAAATTGTATCAATTGTTGGCTGAAAAGCTTGAGAAGGATTGCGGCATCTCTCCAGACGATCTAATGGTCTCTCTCGTGACGAATCGTGATGCCGATTGGAGTTTCGGTAAAGGGGAAGCACAATTCCTTACAGGAAAGCTATAA